TATACACCACTTACCAATTATCCCGTACTTTTATTAGACTTCTCGAGACATTTTAGCTGGGCTTAAAGCCCATATATAGGCGATAAACATGCGCTTATTCAATAAAACGTTTCAAAACAGTAACAGCTAAAAAGGACAGATGAGGTTCCACCATTTACAAAACCATTTGGTCAAAGATTGAACAACTAATCGAGAAACATGTATACACTGTTCTTCAAATCTTTAGAAGTTCACTCTAAATTGTCAAATCACTAAACTAGCTCACCCGAGTTCTTGATTTACCTGGCGCTGGATTGAAACGACAAGCTACTACTTCAACGGCAAAACATACACGGTTTGGAACAAGGAACACTAAACAACAGGTCTTGCATGGATATTCACCGGCACCATCATTCTGGAACCAGACCAGGGATCTCTGATTCGCGAATTCGTAAGCTCCCCTCTGATAGCGGAAGCTCTCACCATTCATTCGAGTCTCTATCAGCTTCTCTTGACATCACATCAGTTAGAGTTTTCGCCGACAATCTAACGTTCATCATAGCTATTAATCAACAACAACGAGTGAAAGAGTTCATAGGAATCATTATAGATATCCTCAAGATCGCTTCCACCTTTGTGAAATTCTCCTTTTCGCATCTATCTTGTGGTCTGAATCGGAAAACCGATCAGTTAGCAAAAACAACACTAAggggttttatttattttcggTAAGAACACCTCCAATGGAAGATTCTACCGATTATAATtctaagattatatatatatatatgtatgtgtatatatagaaaCTTTGGATTAGGTTTCTCGTAAAGTGATAGACCCCATAAATACATAcacatacatatacatatatgcaaTCTTAGAACTCCAGTGGATAAAACCCCTTCCCATTGAGGTGTTCTAATGGACCCAATTTGGACTGATAtggtctttttcttttaatgaaagcttgaacgaaacaaaaaaactaGTTTTATATATGGATCACAAGGTTTTTTAGTATCAGTTAGTTTCAAAACTAATTTCCATGAATCTTCTTCACAATTGTGCTTTACCACCAGACAAAACTTATTCGGAATACTAAGAGCTATTTAATTTGTGTTTTACCCCTTTAATTCATCCCATTTTTGCAGTCACATGCAATACACATATTAATACATAGTCTCGGTACGGTGCATTTGGTATGAATGTAAATATAAACATGCATCGTAAACGACAAGGCTTATCGTTAATAGAGGGTGTGAACCAATACTTTTGTTGCTTTCTCTCCATGTGAGTGAGAGAGTGTAGACTTTAGACGTTCTTGGTATTGCGTGTATGAAGAAGCAATCTTTATTCTGGCAACtgaaacaaataattaattactAAGTAAGAAAAATGATTAATAATCAGAAAAAAACATCGTCGATGGTATGGTGGCGATATACAGACAAAGCGCGGCACATGGACCCATATGGTAATAAGAATAATGCAGCCATACTGAACGAGGCACGAGCCACCAGTTTTAAttagggaaaatcgcataaaaaatcctcaaagtgtcacttattaacactttaaaccttgaagttttttcactaacatttttaaccttcaaagtggcatttgtatcataaaaaactttcaaataaaaaaattgaccggttcagcaggtaatttttaaaaataattatttaattaataaaataaacaaaataaataaataaaaatccaaaaaataaataaaaatcaaaaaattctaataaaatttacaaaaatgaaaaaaaaataaaaaaaaaattaaaattttagaaaattaaataaatatattaaaaattaaattattttctaaaaatattaataaaaataactaaaaagttaataataaataagattaaatttaaatagagaagaactaaataaaaagttcacaattttttaaaaaaaatggaaaatataaaattcaaaatcactagtgacgatgatggtttctcacataaccattaacaatgacgataattgccatatctccAACGATATTTTTCCAACATCAtcttgaaaatgacaaaaaaaaatctttttcaaacttttgaattttcattttttttgaaatatatgaatttttatttttctgtttttttaatttgatctcattaagttttgaattttaattttctaaattttaattaattttctgattttttctaattttctgatttttattaattaatatataattacataagaatcaaaaagttagaaaaaatctgaaattaattattatttagaaaattaaaattcaaaaataaatgagatcaaactaaaaacagaaaataaaaaaattcatatatttcaaaaaaaaatgaaaattcaaaagtttgaaaaagatttttttgtcatttttaagatgatgttggaaactatcattggagatatgacaattatcgtcattgttaatggttatgtgagaaaccatcatcgtcaattgtgaattttgaattttgagttttatattttccatttttaaaaaaaaactgtgaactttttatttagttcttctctatttaaatttaatcttatttattattaattttttagttatttttattaatattttagaatataatttaatttttaatatatttatttaattttctaaaattttaatttattttttttatttcttttttttttgatttttgtaaattttattaaaattttcgatttttatttatttttggatttttatttatttattttgtttattttattaattaaataattatttttgaaaaattacctgctgaaccggtcaattttttgatttggaggttttttatgatacaaatgtcactttgaaggttaaaagtgttagtgaaaaaacttcaaggtttaaagtgctagtaagtgacattttgagggttttttatgcgattttcccgtTTTAATTATATCCCACTACTCACTCCTTTAACAGTGACGACTCCACTCAAATCAGATACAATTACCGGAATCTTCGGTGAGCCGGGAGATTTCACGGTGGAGTCTTCCCGATCCAACATTATATTGAACATGTTAGTGAATGTGACTCCACTGTAAAAAAGAGAAACAGTTGCtccacacaaaaaaataagaaaaaaaatttaggtcAATAAGTAAAGTAAAGTAAGCTTTCACACACGAGTATCATTTGCCTTTATATATTTTGCCATCTATCCTCTACGTTTCAAGTCACACTTGACATTATAACCTTTACTTTTTTTATTCACGATGGGGCTAAACGTCCCAAAAACCATCATCTTCTCGGCAGctattctcttcttttctttctcccCCGCCTCTTCTTCCTATTCGCAATACAACCTTGGTTTGAAATTGCGCAAAGCGAGATGACGCAAAGAGGCTGGCGCTTAGCGCCTAGCGCCATGGCGCCACATTGCCAGCGCCTTGTGTACTTGCAACACAAAGGTACTCTGCAAAcccatatctatatatatattacgtaAACAAGAATCAAGAATGCTAGGACATGAACTAAAAACACCAAATCCATAAATAAAACTCAAACGTTCATATAGGAACAAACCAAATGAAAAAATACCAGCGTTAGTACAACATAAATAAACATCGAATGAGAAAAAGCTATTGAGTATGTACAAGACATGATCATAAACTTATATTACAGAAAAAGGCTACTGACTTTAGAAGAAGAAACTATGATATAAACAAGTAATTAGAAGAAGCTACTGACGTAAAGAAGATGATAGGCTAGTGATAAGCTAGTGACGTAAAGAAGATGATAAGCTACTAATCAACTACAACCTTGCAAATGATAAGCTAGTGCTGTAAGTTCAAGAGAAGAGAAGCTAATATAAGAGAAGAAATATTAGGGTTAGTGGGATTGTATCCTAGCTTAGTGGGAAATCTACACAATTAGGTGAATTAGGGTTACACTCATCTACATGCCTATAAGGTGAATGAAATCTTATTTTTTGGTACAGGTACAACAAAGCGGCGTTTTTACCGCTTTAGCAAAATAACAAAAGCGAGGAAAAGCGACGTAAAGCGAGGGTTTTATGTAAAACGCCTGGCAATGGGGTCCCTTGGCGATGAGGTCCTCGCCACAAGGCGCTTAGCGCCATGGCGCCAAAAACGCTCGCTTTTTCAAACCAAGAATACAACACACTCATCGTCAACACTCTCCCTTCCTCCCCAATCTTTTCATCACCCGAACACGAGTCCTTGACCAGTGTATCCGAATCCACAACTTCACTCACTGTCCACCTCTCACACGTCGATGCTCTCTCTTCCTTCTCCGACGCATCTCCTTCAGAGCTCTTCAACCTCCGTCTTCGAAGAGACTCTCTCCGCGTCAAGTCCCTCACCAACCTCGCCGCCGTCTCTACCGGCAAGAATGTTACCAAAAGAACTACACGCTCACCCGGTGGGTTTAGCGGCGATGTTATCTCCGGTCTTTCACAAGGAAGCGGAGAATATTTCATGAGGTTAGGCGTTGGAACTCCGGCGAGTAACGTCTACATGGTCCTCGACACAGGAAGCGACGTCGTTTGGCTACAATGCTCTCCATGCAAAGCATGTTACAACCAGTCCGACCCGGTGTTCAACCCAGCTAAGTCAAAGACTTTTGCCACCGTCCCATGTGGTTCTCCTCTCTGTCGGAAACTAGACGAGTCGTCGGAGTGTGTCAGCCGCGGAAGCAAGACATGTCTCTATCAAGTCTCCTACGGTGACGGGTCTTTTACCATGGGAGATTTCTCAACCGAAACGCTGTCGTTTCACGGCGCACGTGTGGATCACGTGGCGTTAGGATGCGGTCACGATAACGAAGGCTTGTTCGTCGGAGCGGCTGGGCTATTGGGCCTGGGCCGCGGAGTGTTATCGTTTCCCTCTCAGACGAAAAACCGTTACAACACTAAATTCTCTTACTGTTTAGTTGACCGGACGAGTCCCGGTTCCGTTTCCAAACCGCCGTCGACTATTGTCTTCGGAAACGACTCCGTTCCAGAAACCTCCGTCTTCACGGCGTTATTGACGAACCCGAAGCTCGACACGTTCTATTATCTTCAGCTTCTTGGAATCAGCGTTGGCGGTTCGCGCGTTCGTGGCGTTTCGGAGTCGCAGTTTAAGCTTGACCCCTCCGGAGACGGCGGAGTGATTATAGATTCCGGTACTTCCGTTACTAGGCTGACTCAACGGGCTTATGTGGCCTTCAGAGATGCGTTTATTCTCGGAGCGACGAGGTTGAAACGTGCTCCGTCGTATGCTCTGTTCGACACGTGTTTCGATCTTTCCGGGATGACGACGGTGAAAGTTCCGACGGTGGTGTTTCATTTCAGCGGAGGAGATGTTTCGCTTCCGGCAAGTAATTATCTTATTCCGGTGAATACTCAAGGACGGTTCTGTTTTGCGTTCGCCGGAACAATGGGGAGTTTTGTAATAGTAAAAAGGCTCTTTGTTTAGAATGCTGAAAACGTACTTTGATTCAATGAAAGACATGGCCTTAATATAGCCTTACAATAACAagaaaatagaaatgaaaatgaGACTTGCGCAAGTGAAACAGAGTAACAGAACGTGAGCCGTATTACTCGGTCAAACAGAACAGAAACAAAAGACTAAATCAACTTAACTAATCCAATGGCTGCAAAGCTCTTATTCCATCCAACGATCACCATTACTTCATGACTAATTTGCTCCAACAAACCCTCCCTAAACTAAACTTGGTGAACCAAGCTTAGCTTATCTGTTACTGAGCAAATTCCAAGCTGACTCCTCAATCTCTCAAACGCCTCCAGCTTCAACGGTTTTGTAAAAATATCGGCCACTTGCTCTTCTGATCCACAATGCTCCAGTTGTATTTCTTCATCCTTTACCATGTCGCGCAGGAAGTGAAAACGAACCCCTATGTGCTTGCACCTTCCATGAAAAACTGGATTCTTCGATAGCTTAATTGTTGAAGTGTTGTCACAGTATATGACGGTACTTCCATCAACATTGTAGCCTAGCTCTCCCAAAATCCTTTTGAACCAAATAGCTTGACAGACACAAACTGAAGCTGCAACATACTCAGCCTCTGTCGTGGAGAGTGTAACAATCGGTTGCTTCTTCGATAACCATGCCACAGCTGCATTATCCATAAGAAACACATAGCCAGATGTGCTTTTCCGGCTGTCAATGTCGCCGGCAAAGTCACTGTCGGTGTACACCTGTAGCTCTCCAGCTCCTCCTCTCTTGTACCAAATCCCATAATCCATCGTGCCTCTTAAGTACCTTAGAACTCTCTTGGCAGCCTGAAGATGCAGTGTTGTAGGTTTAGACATGTAACGACTCAGTAAACTTACAGCAAACTGCAGGTCTGGCCTTGTCGTAGTGATATACATGAGACTTCCTATGATCTGTTTGTAGAAAGTCTCATCAATCCTTTCTCCATTCTCGTCCAAGTCGACCTTGCCTCCAGGCACCATTGGATTGCGCACTGCGTTGCAATCCTCCATCTCGAAACGCCTCAGAACCTCCATAGCATACTTTGCTTGACACAAGTGAATTCCCTGACTTGTCTGCAATACTTCTATGCCTAGAAAGTATCTCATCTTTCCAAGATCAGACATGTCAAATTCCCTCTCCATCGACATCTTGAACTCTCTCATCATCAACAGATCATCACCAGTGTATATCaaatcatccacatatacaCTAACGATGAGAACGTTACCTTGCTTGTTACGTTTGATGAAAAGAGTTTCTTCATTCTCTGACTTCTCGAAACCTTCCTTGCCAAAGTACTCCTCGATTCTACTGAACCAGGCCCGTGGGGCTTGTTTCAACCCATATAAGGCTTTACACAGCTTGTAAACCttctcttcttcaccttctACCTCGTACCCTTCAGGTTGTTGAACGTACACATCCTCTGTGAGTACTCCGTGCAGGAAAGCTGACTTAACATCGAGCTGAAAGATGTCCCATCCTCTCTGAGCTGCAGTAAAGACAATGGTTCTGATGGTGTCCATGCGTGCAACAGGTGCATAGACTTCAGTGTAGTCGACTCCATGTTCCTGCGCATAGCCTTTAGCTACTAAACGAGCTTTGTACTTGCTCACCTCTCCAAGCTCGTTCAGCTTTGTCTTGTATATCCACTTTACTCCAATACACTTTGCTCCACGAGGTAGATCTGATAGCACCCAGGTGTGATTCTTCTCTATTGAGTCAACCTCTGCATCCATCGCTTCTCTCCAATTGGCACACTTCTGAGCATCTGCAAAGTTTGATGGATCGGAAGAGTTGAGCTGAACCATGTTtacctcatcatcttcttcatgtTCAGTGACATAGTCTCTGAGATAGCTAGGAGGTCTTGTATGTCTTCTTCCCTCCCTGACTGTTGCTTGTGGCTCTTCTTGAACATCTTCTGCAACAGTCACTGGTTCtccaacttcttcttctccatcactGTCATTTTCTTCCCACAGTAGATCATCATCATTCCATTTCAGCTCAGACTCGATGTGTTCTTGCTCCTCATCCCAGTTCCAACCTTTTGTTTCCTCAAAAACAACATCTCTGCTCACCACTATCTTCTTAGTGGTTGGATTGTACAGGCGGTAGCCTTTTGATTCCTTTGAGAAACCAAACATCACGCATGTGTTGCTCTTGTCGTCAAGCTTCCCTCGCTTCTCATTTGGTACATGCGCATGAGCTAGACAACCCCATACTCTCAAGTGTTCCACGCTTGGCTTAACTCCACTCCAAGCCTCTTGTGGTGTGATATTCTTAACCGCAAGAGTAGGACATCTGTTCAGAATGTAAAAGGTCCAACTGACAGCTTCTGCCCAAAAGATTCTTGGTACCTTTCTCATAGATAACATAGATCTCACCATGTTCATCACGGTGCGGTTCTTCCTCTCCGCCACCCCGTTTTGCTGTGGTGTGTAGGCAGTGGTGAGCTGTCTTCTAATACCGTGTTCCTTGCAGAACTCAGAGAACTCAGTCGATGTATACTCCCCTCCGCGATCTGTCCTCAAGCATTTGATGAGCTTCTCTGTTTCAGTCTCCACCTTCCTTTTGAACTCTTTGAAGTAGCTGAAAGCTTCTGACTTCTCCTTCAGAAAGTATGCCCAAGCCTTCCTGCTGTGATCGTCTATGAAACAGAGAACATATCTCACACCGCTTGTGGTTACTGGAGTGATAGGTCCACATATGTCAGAGTGTATCAACTCCAGAACCTCCTTAGCTCTCCATGAACTCTTCTTAGGAATGGGGTTTCTTGATTGCTTGCCTACTAAGCAATCTGAGCAAGTGAACTTCTGAACGTCAAAACTTGGCAGACCTCTCACCATTTCTTTGCTCTGTAACATCTTCATGCCAGTGTGGCTGAGATGTCCATAGCGCTCATGCCAAAGCTTTGGTGCATCCTCAGTGATTGCTTGCAAGCAGCGTTGTTGACCCGTCTCTCCAGTCTGATCAAACAACATGAACATACGGTTGGAACTCATCTTGCTCACTGCGATGAGACCCCTCTCCTCATGAAAGATCTTGCAAGCTCCCTTCTGTATGATGATTGTCAGCTCCTTCTCTTGCAGCTGTCCGAGGCTCAACAAATTGTT
The sequence above is drawn from the Raphanus sativus cultivar WK10039 chromosome 7, ASM80110v3, whole genome shotgun sequence genome and encodes:
- the LOC130497456 gene encoding aspartyl protease family protein 2; this translates as MAPKTLAFSNQEYNTLIVNTLPSSPIFSSPEHESLTSVSESTTSLTVHLSHVDALSSFSDASPSELFNLRLRRDSLRVKSLTNLAAVSTGKNVTKRTTRSPGGFSGDVISGLSQGSGEYFMRLGVGTPASNVYMVLDTGSDVVWLQCSPCKACYNQSDPVFNPAKSKTFATVPCGSPLCRKLDESSECVSRGSKTCLYQVSYGDGSFTMGDFSTETLSFHGARVDHVALGCGHDNEGLFVGAAGLLGLGRGVLSFPSQTKNRYNTKFSYCLVDRTSPGSVSKPPSTIVFGNDSVPETSVFTALLTNPKLDTFYYLQLLGISVGGSRVRGVSESQFKLDPSGDGGVIIDSGTSVTRLTQRAYVAFRDAFILGATRLKRAPSYALFDTCFDLSGMTTVKVPTVVFHFSGGDVSLPASNYLIPVNTQGRFCFAFAGTMGSFVIVKRLFV